CACCTGTagaaagtgaggaaaaaaacgaaaagatgacgaaaagagatgaaatgaaGAGGAGAAAGAGATGAGAATGACGAGTTATGCTGACCGATCGTGGAAATTTCTTTGCAGAAATCCTCATTattgatgagaacaaagaagaaaaatgtatcCTGGACAGGTTATTGGATAGCacttccgagaaaaaaagacgcagTCCGGCCTCaatatcttctttctttctgtttcagTGAAGAAATCGAATAAATATGGAAGAAAGTCAAAATTGTACCGGCGAATCCATTGTATGAGGGCATTATGAGGGAAATGAATACCAATCAACCgaggaaaaagtagaaaatgacTAGAAATCGAGGCAATTTCCCCACGAACGCGAAGaacaaggagaaaatttcaggaaattatATGATGTATGGATAATTGATTAGTTAGAAAGTATGgcagaatcgaaaaaaaaacgatgttggTAAAGGTTTAGTAATGAAAAATACCCGTCCGATGAAAACTATTCCATGATTAGAGGAGAGCGACGACTAGTTTCACCGTGGGTCATCTGAATGGCGACGGGGCGCACTTTTACAGCTGTCAGCTGTCCACATTTCATACAGCGAGGCGTGAGCGCTTGTGAAAATTATCGCCGAACGCTCACGTCCAGGAAAATTCGGTCAACGTAGCGTTAACCGCTTGAAAACACCTTTTATAGCTTTTAAATGGGACCCAATAGCGAATAAATTAACAAATTCCTTAACCAATTAGTTAATTGGTCAATTAATGTGGTGGCTGGAAATTCTAGGATTTTGTGAAAGTTGATCTCAGCGAATTTCAGCGGGATCCGCAAAAGTTAGCCGAACCCTAAggtataaagaataaataaataaataaattaattaattaattaattaaataaacgaACTCCTGAGATATAAAAATCGAATCGAATCGAATTCCCCGGCTTCGATCCGTAAAACTAACGGTTTTTCATAAATCCGAACGAACAGATGACGGGGATTATGACGTACGGAAAGGAATGAGTCAGCCACAAGCAAAACTTAACCCCCCGCAAGTCACAGATCCACAGTCAATCAATTTCAATCCGGAACTTCCTCGTGCAAGAACTTGACAGAAATCCAACAACGACCGGCTCGTCCGGGGAACGTGCAAAATCgagagaaatccagaaaatttctggattacaATACCGCttaaaaattgaacaagaCTGATTCCTTCGACACGGTGAGCGGTGAGGTTCGTTTAAACCTTGGGCGTCGGACGTCAGACCTCGGCCACTAACTtgctaagaaagaaaaagaagaagaataaggaTCGCATCTCACAGCCGGAAgaatttcgtggaaaaaatgACCAGCTGGGCGCATGCGTTCACGCGAAATCTTGCGGTGGCGGTCTCGGATTTAAATTTCGACAGCGATGGCAGCGGAAGACAATGGCGGCCGGCGACACCTGGTCGCCATCGCCGACTACGGGAAAACTCGTCTCACCGAATACTCGAACTATTCGATATTACATACGTATATGAGGAAGGACATACATTGAAAGATAAAACCGACCAGACAaggggaaaagaaaattcataaaGTTGAGTGCATGCGCAAATAGACGAATCAATTATTTCACGGATGAAAAACACCACAGTCTCGGTGGTGGATGTGATTGAGACGAGGAGTTGGTGCACGAAAACGCTATAAAACATAAGATGTGCGGggggaaatttctcgaaaatttcgtTAGTTCAAGTCACGAGAAATGAATATGTACTGTCATCATCATCAGAAGAACTGTATCGAATGGTACACGAGTATTTGGAAAATTCTCCCGGAGTTTTCCATCCATGGTGgggaaaaagtaaagaaaaccGGTATGGGGTGGGTATGAGTCAGACGAGAGACTGTTGATTGAAACAAagtctccagaaaaaaacacagcACTGATCGTTCTACGGTTCCAGAAGATTTCAACCGTTAAAAGTTCAGTTTTGAATTTATTGCGAAAAATTacagaacaaaaatggaaGGACAAATGTCCACAGAAATTAAAGGTCTCATACCGTAATCGAAACAATTtttcgcaacaaaaaaaaacacttcgtCGAGGATGTTGTTGTCTTGTTTGCGTCTAACGAATGAGacatccggaaaaaaaaattcacttttcatCCTGGacattttctcgagaaaattacagaaaaacctctaaaaaaaggaaaaagcaaaaaaaaaagtaaaggtaAAAGTAAAATCTTCAGTAAGTGAAAGTAAAATGACTTTCCAAAGATAAGAAATTATTTAGTAATCAATAATTTCCAGGGATATAATTTTTCTACAGATTATAATTAAATGGAATCGGTTTCTCATTCATCAACAACTGTCGCGTTGACATTAGCAAAACATCCGAGGTGGACTGGATCCGAGGACTAAGAGGCGGTGGAGGTGGGATGGAGGGATGGatggaatttcagaaaaaaaaaacgtgaaatcCTAGATTTTCCCTAGGTGCTACATTATCATTAGGCGGTCCATAAACACCAAAGAGATCACctatatttaattaaattctaGATATTAAATAAATCTATCATATAAATTAATATACATAACCTCTACTGCATAATTACATTACTTAATTACTTCTACAATTAACGGTAGTAATTAAAGATTTCTCGTTCTTGCGGCAGTTGTGCATTTACGTACAATCTGCGTTGGCTAATCTACCGTAATTCCCGCAAATTTCCAAAATCCTCTCAGTGTCATTTTTGTGCACTTCTGAAACACGAAAAACACTGCTGTACACTGTAAAAATACCAAATATTCATCGAATTTATATGAATTTATAAATGACGTCCGCAATTACACAATTCAGATGATGTGTTGGTTCCATGTACATCACCTATCTATCAATCATAccgaaatattaaaatattaatattaaatccAAAAATCCCACCCGAAAATACCAAATCCAGTTCAATCCCGAGAAATAATCTAAGGAAAtcatattattcatattcaaggaagaaaatcccCTCTTCAACCAAATTTTTCCATCGAAACCCTATAATCAAGGATCATCGATCGCCGATCCTCAAACATGCTGGTGAGGTAGTAATTTCACTCAGAAACTCCTGTAATTAACAAAATAACAGCCGGCTATTGGATTTAACGAGTAGTTATAGTTCGTCCCAACTAGTAATACTATAGTTATAGATCGTGATTTGCGTAAGAGCCTATAAATAATCGCTTAAGGGCCTttaaatactaataaatattaaataacaataaaataaataaaataaactaataaatattacattaaataacaatttataataaattaaatatagcAATATAGTGAccgaaataaacaataataaatataaaacaataattgttttaatttttaaaggtCCACACATCCAAATAAGAAAGTTATCCGCCACGAGAAGGACTGCGTGCCAGGTTTTGCTGACATTAAATTGTGtgccgattttttctttaaaaatgttctGCCTCAgacaaaatttgttttcttttttcttttgcctctTTTTCAGGTGAATGTGAATGTATAAAATcagttaaataaatataaaagaatgcttcgaagatttttttctattgtacaACCGATATCCTTgagaacaatcaaaaaatCTTCGAAATAACTTCATTCTGATCTCGTAAATctctctctttatttttcatttttttccggaattttcagggtctgacgaaggcgataacgccgaaacgttagctgttgtttaataaagacgatcaataacaatcttggccacagctcaaaaaaactaattaaaaatcattctttattgttttttattgttctttatctatttttatttatttcttactagAAATTTCCTCACAGTAATTTTAAACTCAAAGCGCAACTGGATAGGAAATCACAAATGAAGTGTAGAAGGATTAATTATCATCAATTAATTAGATAGATCGTATAGAAAAAAGGGATCAATGTGATCTGTTATAAATTAACGTGAAAACCCAACGTGGACGTTCTACGTCTCTTCATATACAATAGTCTCTCTCCTGTCAACAATTGTATTGACCAACGTCATTATCGCAATCAGTTTTCCATGAATCTGAGCTTTCGTGGATCGCAGCATCGATCATGGACCACCTGATTCATGTTTTTCATCCACTTCTCTACTTATCTATCAGGTAGCGGACCATTTTCaggaaggagaagaaggaaaaacccTCTAAAAGAAGCGCTAAGCTCTACAAAATAGTTACGAGGCCAAAAATCCTCCAAAGACTTTGAACGCAAACACAAATGAGATACTGGATTGATCCAGATCGTAAAAGCTCGTGTTTTATGAATTCAAAACGGgatcaaatagaaaataattgagTTAAATTGCTAAAAATGAGCAATAACTCAAGAAAAAGCCACAAAGGACACTGATGAATTTAAAATTACTGTGAGGAAAATTctagtaagaaataaataaagataaatgaaTGACAATGAAATggataatgcaaaaaaaaaagatttttgacCGAATAGTCGATAACACCAGAGCAAACTActaaattttccaggaaattagataaaatgaaatgaatggatgagagtagaaaaaagaggggaagtaaataaagtaaacaagATAAGCGgataaaataactaaaaatggAAGTGGAAAATTCGGGAGATCATCggtttttttcgagaaaaaagaaaaagaatcctAAAATCTGAGGATTATGTGCTACTGATTGTTCTAAGAATTCGATTCGAGCACATAGGGCTATCTCAAATTGAATGGGAAGGATTAGCGCAACGAACTAAGAGAGCAAATAGAGCTGTGCGGaactggcaaaaaaaaacgaacacacACAgatacacacaaacacacagaaACCAAAGCGATGTGCTGCTGCTCGACGCCGACGCCGACGCTAAGCAGCAGCagaacttgtagaaaaaaaggcgaaaaattCACGTCGATGACTGTTTCGACGACATGAATGCGGGGGGTTAAGTGTGGGAGGGAGCAGCTAAAGCCACCCACACTATTCGGAGGGGTGTGGGGATGATTATAGTTCAGTTGAGGCGATCGAAACGATCGTGATCGGATCAGAATTACGACGATGAGGCCCTTGCCGGCTCGGCGATCAGTCGCAGGCTCCTCCGATATTACAGCAGCCACAGCCTGCCGGCCAGCTCCACCTCCACCCGCTGCCaccgccaccgccgccgccgccgtcgccgccgccgccgctggGAACAGCTCTTGTCGTCGCGGCGGCGGTGCTGCCATCGACGTCACGCTGCCATACATCTCACCTGAACGCAATTCACCTACCATCAGCTTCTTCGAGTGAATTGTTATTATCAAAATATGCAAAATGATGAAGTCACTGGCGGTAATCAATCCGCATcggatccgccaccacgttcacttcaatctcgaatcgtttgaggtcgtCGAAAGagtgtctagcctatacaataacttgcgggtGCTAAGCGATAAGCTTAGAATctagaaaatgtttgaaaactaAATTCATCGAGATTGTGAAGTTAACACAAAAGCAGTATCCCGTCGATTTTCGCCGATGGACCTATTGCGGGGAATAAAAAAGGAACCTGTAGAGGTAAAACAAGGCGTTTCCCCCGCTAAAAATTGTTAAACTACAAGGAGTTTGCTTTGAGAAACCTCTTAAGAGCTAAAAATCGGGAATAGCTCATATTTAGCTCGCAATTAGGAATATTTCCAAAGTTGATAGCATGAACTTCTTCCCCTAAGGCTCTCTAAGTGGCTCTAAGCGGCAAAAGAATGTTAAACGACAAAACGTATccagtcagtgttcttatcctcctagacaattTTGAAACCAATTTACCGGCTCTGGATTGATGAAAGTCTTGGTCGGTACTagaacggtttcgaaccatccatCAATCCACcagtcacagcggaatctCCTACCGACCACTCCATAGTCGTCTAATCTTTATCTAATTAGCACGATTAATGGATCTATTTCTGTACAGAATTGGACGAATCGGGATGAAGATGAACCTTTGATAAACCACagggaaaaaataatgtaTGCCATAAGCAACCAGTGTCCGTTGCGCTGCGAGAGACGCGTCACGTTCacccggttgaacatattcagCGCTGAAGCTTCGATGCTCTCAAGGAGATATTCGGTTTTTCttactaaaaatgaaaaaaaaaatttaacaataATCACGCAGAATTtatcataatttttaaattcttcattttttccaaacgtTTCCTGCAATTCTCTGCGGGCTACACCTATTCAGAAGCTGTAGCACGACTGTTCTACACGATATGatccttgaaaatttttcagggattttttttcagggataCTAACCGCAGCAACGGGAACAAAAGGATAGAAAAACTAATAACTGCtgtgtctttttttatttacaaaaaaaaaagatgagaagcTGTAAAGCTTTTCCTGAAAGTCTTGGAATAAATCTAGGTTTGGACGATTTGAAAgggactaaaaaaaaacttaaaactaaaaccaaaaaaaggaactaaaaCTAGActaaaagaataaaacgatCGGCTTTTGCAGCGTTCCTTTGTTCTTTTGGGGTCCCACAGAGAACGTACTCTAATCTCGAAAACAGAGTTATACGATGCATTTGGGTAGCGCTACTAAATTTCATTACCATAGCAACAGCGAATGATTGCACACAATAAAAAACGGAGAACATTGTTGGTTGAGAAGTCGGCACGtgtaattttctttgagtAAAACttggaattcgaaaaaaaaaacccttaaaCTCTAACAATAGCCATGCCGTAAAAAGTAAAGTCGTAATGAGTAATGAAATACCTCTACTTACCGAGCATATACCTCAAAAGTTAATTTTTtcgcaaaacaaaaatcctttttattccttaaattcttttacgaaGCATCTTTAAAGCACAAAAGTTTAGACGCAAATATACTTATGTTGACAAAGAAGACCGCGACGCACCTTTCGGCACCCGCAAAAAACCCCCAGGCTAAcgaatatatatgtatatgtataatacaaatattagCCTCCACGCTAGTATTTCTAGTTTCAGGAAGTTTCGGGGGTTTTATAAGGATAGTTCCCCGGAACTTTCTAGGAATTGACCACTTGTACTGGGGAAAGACGCCCTGAGAATTTAAATCCCTACGCAGAaacagggatttttttttaacttcctAAAAAAAGTTAGCCTTTTTGCAGCCCAGCCGGGCTCATTGAACACCAGCAACTCCACCACTTTTCCGTTAGAAATTCTATTCTGATCACAAGTTACATATtttgtaaagcaaaaaaaacagttattcCATTTATTCGCTGTAAACACCACATTACTAGCTAATTTTAAtctataaaatagtaatagtaaaataaattgttcatattttcaaactttttaaagtatgatatcattatttttatattattttcaaagtATGATATTGTTACATTTATACTATTTTTGGAAGCAGTCATCCATATGCATTCCAGGGCAAGTATCTCACAAATCTCTCTCGTCTCGCTTCGTTTTCGCTTTTCTTGTCTGTTCGGATCTACCACACagtctattttctttcttttccgtaatttatgaagtaaaaaaagtaaaaatacagTGCAGAAAACCAGAGAAACCAATGAATTTTGAGTTGAGTTTTGCCCATGTCTGACTGTCTCTGAATCTTGGCacgttgaaacgtagtttgtcattgattttaataaataataataaaataaaaaaatatcaatatcagtcttggctacagctcaagaaaatcgatgaattttatttattttttatttggaagtggtgaaaaaaaaaaactaaacaaccATGTCACCGATACGGATTCAAAGAATATATTCTTAATGTCGCACGTACGGCGACAACGGTGCGTAAAGGATTAGGTTCAGacataaatatttatgttGATCCAGAAATGTGTCACAAATCTTTTGCTAAAATGTCACTCACAGATCCATTTTGAGCTAAAAGCTTATATTTCAAGAAGTTCTGAATTTTGATCGCATTAGATCCCCGAAAATCtggatagaataaaaaaattgtaacgTCTTCAATTCGCAAAATTAGTACAGAGTACAAATGCCTGAGCTTATTTTGACTCGGAAGACCGCAACGCATCCTTTGCGGGGTCGCTCTGAATCTGAACACTTGCCAGCCTAATTCTAACTCATATCCGGCATAATCGATTTAAGAGAGCGCCCCGCGATCTTCCAGACTATTAATTAGTTGTATTTATTAGTTGAGTTAATTATGACAACTAATTATTAATTGGACCTTTAATTAGTctttgaatttctggaaagcaATCGAGCGATGTAAGATATTCACTCTTATAGGGACCATGAATAACTAcaagtttattttcttccaattaAACCAAAATAAACATAGATAtgatgtattattatattattattattatgtattatattattatattattataattcattattatattaaaaaattagacaaaaaataataagctgaatttttgaaagctctcaaattaaaaaaagatatagaAAATGTTACATTACTTATATTTTTACTAAGTTCTGAGTAcaatgtattattattagtttagAATACAATAAGATACCATGACTAttagtaaaattaaaattatacaaaaaaCTTACATTATAAACACATAACAATTCCAAAAATTACATTACGAACACATTTTAATGTCATTAACGAATGTTAGACGTTTTTGTAGGTGAAGAATCGAATGACATAAACAAATATGCAGCTGTTCTATCCTCCAtcaattcttttcaaagaaaattccaagatATCCTAGCAGCGGAGAGAATTTTCGGAGAGAAagagagcaaagaaaaattctccgtAAGCTCTCAGAGGCATCAGATCAGACAAGTGCAAGTGCATTGAAAAATATCCCCTCCTGCCCCTACCGCCCGCCCCTCGCCCTCCCCTGGACCTGGGGGACTAATTAAGTGAGTGTCGGCGACATTGAAGCGTGACGTTTGCAGGTTGTTTGGAATCACTTCATCCGTATCCGTTAATGACAATCAACCGGTTCTCGGCAGCTTAATCCTAATCAGGAagagaatcagaaaaaaaggatcgaGCCAGAGATATGAACGACAACGTTTCGACAATATTGGACGCTTggtggtgaaaaaaaacacatcgaaagatccagaaaagaagtaCTAGATTATTGCATAAGTTCGTGCTCAATAAAtttagatattattattattattattattattattattattattattatgattattattattattataatatgaaattatattatattagtgCCCAATAGATttagatattattatttttattattattatataaaataatattatattatattagtgCCCAATAGATCTagatactattattattattattattattattattattattattattattattattattattattattattattattattattattattattattattattattattattattattattattattattatattacatcaGTCCCCAATAGAtttagatattattattattattattattattattattattattattattattattattattattattattattattattattattattattattgtatgatgttatattatattatactatattactACACTATTTATTAAtcgttatattattattttatatattttttatagatTAAAGAATGCATTCAAATGTGTTAGGTGGATGAATTccagtgtttttgtttattttatatattttattttgtatgcGTTATCATTGATCACGATACTGTGAGTACGTaagtggaagaaaatccaagaattaCAACCGAACAGATTGCTCAGAGCTTAGAAATCGATAATTCGATCGCGTTTCGTCATTTGTAAAAAGCTTCGATACGTCTCCAAGGGTTCAAGCTGTTCCCATTACTGTTCCCATCAATTGCCATGAATATTTTAGAATTTGTAGTATTTAAGAAATGATATATAAtttaatatatgtatacaaacaataataataatgataataataatacatagaTACCAAACCTTTTAACTAAAAGGACCAATCTTAACCACATGAATTTGGTGACTTCTCTCAAAGTCTTCCAGGAAGTGCagtggaaaatttctccagcatccaaaaaacatttttccggATTTTATGCCATCCGACTATGACGATCTTATGATCTTTGCAAAAGAGTTTAAATGGAAGGAATAATCTAAAGCCCGAGGAAGCTGTTTAAAaccacttcaaaaattcagaaattttcccGGGATTTCAACCaagtttttctccagaaatggAATCGGGAACCTTACAGAGAGTTCGAAGACATTTGTAGAGAACGATGGAGAGTATATCGTTAATTaataagattttaaaaaactaaattgaaacaaaaaaaaacatctttttcctaatttcacCTATGGAATTTTGGATGTTCGGATCTCAAAGCACGAACTTGTGTAATCATAGGAAAAGTAATTAATTtcctaacaaataaaaataataagaataataatttaataattcaaCGATAAAAAGAGTACATAGCtacgaaaataattaaaattaaaacataaaataaaactttttttaatttcacctATGGAAGATTGGATCTTCGGATCTCAAGGCACGAACTTATGCGATCATAGAAGAAGTAATTAATagctcaataaataaaaataacaaaaataataatttaataatttaactATAGAAGGAGTACATAGGTACGAAAATAGCATTATTCACTAGCAATACGACGTAAAGTGGAGCGGCGGAGTCGAGCATCGAAGTTCCGaacgaacaacaacaacagctgaACAGCTGACCCTCACTAGTGAGGAAATATGTATAACGACAGAACCTGGAGGCTTAAGTAACCCTCTCTAGTGAGGAAATATAACGACAAAGCCTGGAGGTGTATGTGGACGACATTAACACTTGGATATGACATCATTGGTGTATCGACACAAGGATTGACCATAGTACTGGtgaaaatccacgaaaaaaaaaaccccgacGATCGAAACTTCGTCGTAAGTAACTTAAGTAACGATGCCGATGCACTACGTGTGTGCACTTACATTGTGGACGAAAAGCCtcggatgtgtgtgtgtctgggtgtgtgtgtgtgtgcgttttTTCGCGCGAGCGCGCGCGGTGCAAGGCACTCACCGACGGCGCTGTCGATGACCAAGTGACGTTAGCGGTTGGGGGGAAAAACACGCATTCTTAGGTATACATAATTGTTTGTCGCCCCCTCCCATCCCCCATCCGAAGCTTCGATGGATTTATGCGATCGGTTGAGGAAGTGGATTGATGCGGTCGGTGCTCGATGCTGGGGAAATCGTCCACACAACGCTGAGCTCAGCTCCAGCTCAGAATCCATCAGATTTACGATCCGCGGAAACGTGGCGTGGATTCTTATTACTcgcctt
The Necator americanus strain Aroian chromosome I, whole genome shotgun sequence genome window above contains:
- a CDS encoding hypothetical protein (NECATOR_CHRI.G3999.T1), with translation MLDVFVGEESNDINKYAAVLSSINSFQRKFQDILAAERIFGEKESKEKFSILLLLLLLLLLLLLLLLLLLLLLLLLLLLLLLLLLLLLLLLLYYISPQ
- a CDS encoding hypothetical protein (NECATOR_CHRI.G3998.T1), with the protein product MRPLPARRSVAGSSDITAATACRPAPPPPAATATAAAAVAAAAAGNSSCRRGGGAAIDVTLPYISPERNSPTISFFE